From Flavobacterium sp. 102, a single genomic window includes:
- a CDS encoding prolyl oligopeptidase family serine peptidase, producing MKKYMVKSKNVAQNTFLFLILMGCFFCQAQSQKSITAADYKKWGALFQNTISDNGAWTTAYMSYEDSPDTLHIVQVKGKKAYKVAHPREGDFWGATKYAVLDDTNTLCLLDLSTGIQEKIPDVQAFAVTTQHNYLITLHSKANQKEVCIRNDKGQIMECLKGITSFKMSPSSNAMVGIGNKEGVNQLRLIQLDNVITQTIIDKDSLHQFSNLKWSSSNRSFVYSKNKVDNSEVSVCFYNMSTKQKRQFDAASLNFPKNYLLDGANPNLSISPDDRRIFMSLQKNVAIDPSSKIVEVWSGADGMVYPKRKKIAAIEEKIRYGVWWHETNTFRFITSDSKPFHLLNPTMDFAVTYNITNKEPQYVMKPNVDYYLKNLETGQEQLLVANQSSAEEILSFAPNGQYVAYFKDTKWYLYDVKNQKQLPLSNIASMNWNSLDYGKKSAFRLGGWGTANDCFFLNDEYDVWKVPFDGSTPIRLTRGREQKIIFRIHHFIKNNIAVFSGSVAVDFSSDIVFSASSENATGYFIRKPNGTFKTIVYNDYSNKAILKATKAPYYVYQSQHFSQPHALNSYNTKTTASNSVFQCNPHYVNYLWGKQEQIQYKNSKNETLKGTLYYPVAYDANKKYPMVVSIYEELNFLKHNYFNPTMYNSTGFNVTNLTTQGYFVLLPDIKYELGNPGLSATDCVVAATKEVLRKDIVLSDKIALVGHSFGGYETNFIVTQTNIFKTAISGASVYDLPSWYLSISNNSGDSEIWRFENQQWRMGNSLYEDREGYERNSPSTWVENVTMPVLIWTGDKDPQINPNQSIAFYLALRRLNKKVVFLNYSNESHSLLKKESQVDLYYRFNDWLNYHLKDESPAEWIVKGLKY from the coding sequence ATGAAAAAATATATGGTAAAGAGTAAGAATGTAGCGCAAAACACGTTTTTGTTTCTAATTTTAATGGGTTGTTTCTTCTGTCAAGCCCAGTCACAAAAATCAATAACAGCAGCCGATTATAAAAAGTGGGGCGCCTTATTTCAAAATACGATTTCTGATAATGGTGCATGGACAACAGCCTATATGAGTTATGAAGATAGTCCAGACACCTTGCATATTGTTCAAGTAAAAGGAAAAAAAGCGTACAAAGTGGCTCATCCCCGAGAAGGAGATTTTTGGGGCGCTACCAAATATGCTGTTTTGGATGATACCAATACGCTATGTTTGTTAGACTTAAGTACAGGTATTCAAGAAAAAATTCCAGATGTACAAGCTTTTGCCGTTACTACCCAACACAATTATTTGATTACGTTGCACAGTAAAGCGAATCAAAAAGAAGTTTGTATTCGAAATGATAAAGGTCAAATAATGGAATGTTTAAAGGGAATAACATCTTTCAAAATGAGTCCTTCTTCTAATGCAATGGTAGGTATAGGAAATAAGGAAGGTGTCAACCAATTGCGTTTGATTCAACTGGATAATGTAATAACTCAAACGATTATAGACAAAGATTCCCTTCATCAATTTTCAAATTTAAAATGGAGTTCGAGTAATCGTTCTTTTGTGTATTCAAAAAATAAGGTGGACAATTCAGAGGTAAGCGTTTGTTTTTACAATATGTCAACTAAACAAAAAAGACAATTTGATGCAGCATCTTTGAATTTTCCTAAAAATTATTTATTGGATGGAGCTAATCCAAATCTATCGATTTCGCCAGATGATAGACGTATTTTTATGTCACTTCAAAAAAATGTTGCTATTGACCCATCTTCAAAAATTGTGGAGGTATGGAGTGGAGCAGATGGTATGGTTTATCCCAAGAGAAAAAAAATAGCAGCTATAGAAGAAAAGATTCGATATGGGGTATGGTGGCACGAAACCAATACTTTTCGTTTTATAACTTCTGATAGTAAACCTTTTCATTTGTTAAACCCAACAATGGATTTTGCTGTTACGTATAACATTACAAATAAAGAACCTCAATATGTTATGAAGCCTAATGTTGACTATTATCTTAAGAATTTAGAAACAGGACAAGAGCAATTATTAGTTGCGAATCAGTCTAGTGCTGAAGAAATTTTAAGTTTTGCACCAAATGGGCAATACGTTGCTTATTTTAAGGATACCAAATGGTATTTGTATGATGTCAAAAATCAAAAGCAACTGCCACTTTCCAATATTGCTTCAATGAATTGGAATAGTCTAGATTATGGTAAAAAAAGTGCTTTTCGTTTAGGCGGTTGGGGAACAGCTAATGATTGCTTCTTTTTAAATGATGAATATGATGTTTGGAAAGTACCCTTTGATGGTTCTACGCCAATTCGTTTAACAAGGGGAAGAGAGCAAAAAATTATTTTTAGAATACACCATTTTATTAAAAATAATATTGCCGTTTTTTCAGGAAGTGTAGCTGTTGATTTTTCAAGCGATATCGTTTTTTCAGCGAGTAGCGAAAATGCTACGGGCTATTTCATTAGAAAACCAAATGGCACTTTTAAAACAATTGTTTATAATGATTATTCCAATAAAGCAATATTGAAAGCAACTAAAGCGCCATATTATGTGTATCAATCTCAGCATTTTTCACAACCCCATGCGTTAAACTCGTATAATACTAAGACAACAGCATCAAACAGTGTCTTTCAATGCAATCCACATTATGTTAATTATTTGTGGGGTAAGCAAGAACAAATTCAGTACAAAAATTCTAAAAATGAAACGCTTAAAGGAACCTTGTATTATCCTGTAGCTTATGATGCTAATAAAAAGTATCCTATGGTAGTTTCTATCTATGAAGAGCTTAATTTTTTGAAACATAATTACTTTAATCCCACTATGTATAATTCTACCGGTTTTAATGTGACAAATTTGACTACTCAAGGTTATTTTGTTTTATTACCAGACATTAAGTATGAGTTGGGGAATCCAGGTTTATCTGCAACTGATTGTGTTGTTGCCGCAACCAAAGAAGTACTTCGAAAAGACATAGTGTTATCTGATAAAATTGCTTTGGTTGGTCATTCTTTTGGCGGGTATGAAACTAATTTTATTGTCACACAAACCAATATTTTCAAAACTGCAATTTCAGGGGCTTCTGTTTATGATTTACCTAGTTGGTATCTTTCCATAAGCAATAATTCAGGCGATTCAGAAATATGGCGTTTTGAAAATCAACAATGGCGAATGGGTAATTCACTTTATGAAGACAGAGAAGGATATGAGCGTAATTCACCTTCAACTTGGGTTGAAAATGTAACGATGCCAGTACTAATTTGGACAGGTGATAAAGACCCACAAATAAATCCGAATCAGAGCATTGCCTTTTATCTTGCTTTGAGAAGGCTAAACAAAAAAGTAGTATTTCTTAATTATTCTAATGAATCTCATTCTTTGCTAAAAAAAGAAAGTCAAGTAGATTTATACTACCGTTTTAATGATTGGTTAAACTACCATTTAAAAGATGAATCACCTGCGGAGTGGATAGTTAAGGGGTTAAAATATTAA
- a CDS encoding RagB/SusD family nutrient uptake outer membrane protein codes for MKIQIKKYSKLLMIFNLVVILQSCDDFVNVDAPSSQLTTPAVFEDALTATVALTDIYAKMRENGFLSGRPNGFTCLAGTYSDDLVSYEIGNNTSESFFNNSLLSTTANINTLWRNSYSQIYAANAVIEGVNNSNNLSESVKNQVKGEALFIRAFLHFHLMSVFGDIPYIKTTDYIANSTVERISTELVFQHLISDLEDAANWVNTSYIDSGRTRPNKNAIQAFLARVYLYQGDYTEASNMASAVLNETTLYQLENNLDEEFLKQSSSTIWQLSPGAAGANTYEGNSFIFFTGPPTRFSLNPNLFAQFESNDLRKTHWIKSITNGSQVWYHSFKYKKDIATSTSMEHSIILRLSEQYLIRAEARAKQGDLIGAIEDLNVIRQRAGLSNTTAVTTDQVLSAILQERRLELFTELGHRFLDLKRLELLDSVLGTKPGWSTNDKLWPLPQAEMDANPFLVPQNPGY; via the coding sequence ATGAAAATTCAAATCAAAAAATACAGTAAACTACTAATGATTTTCAATTTAGTAGTAATATTACAGTCATGCGACGATTTCGTTAATGTGGATGCCCCTAGTTCACAACTAACAACCCCTGCAGTTTTTGAAGACGCTTTAACCGCAACTGTGGCACTAACTGATATCTATGCAAAAATGCGTGAAAACGGTTTTCTCTCGGGTAGACCTAATGGATTCACTTGCTTAGCGGGAACTTATTCTGATGATCTTGTTTCTTATGAAATTGGAAATAATACATCAGAAAGTTTTTTTAACAATTCATTATTATCCACCACTGCAAACATCAATACACTTTGGCGAAACAGTTATAGTCAAATTTATGCTGCAAATGCAGTAATTGAAGGAGTTAATAATTCAAACAATTTATCGGAATCGGTTAAAAATCAAGTAAAAGGAGAAGCTTTGTTTATTAGAGCTTTTTTACACTTTCATCTAATGTCTGTTTTTGGAGATATACCTTATATCAAAACTACAGATTATATAGCTAATAGTACTGTTGAGCGAATAAGTACTGAGTTAGTATTTCAACATCTTATTTCTGATTTAGAAGATGCTGCGAATTGGGTAAATACATCTTATATAGATTCGGGAAGAACCCGCCCCAATAAAAACGCTATTCAAGCATTTTTAGCAAGAGTGTATTTGTACCAGGGAGACTATACGGAAGCTTCAAATATGGCTTCCGCTGTTTTAAATGAAACTACACTATATCAATTAGAAAATAATTTAGATGAAGAGTTTTTAAAACAATCTAGTTCTACAATTTGGCAATTATCTCCAGGTGCAGCCGGTGCAAATACTTATGAAGGAAACTCTTTTATTTTCTTCACTGGTCCGCCAACTAGATTTTCTTTGAATCCAAATTTATTTGCTCAATTTGAGAGCAATGATTTAAGAAAGACACATTGGATAAAATCAATTACTAATGGAAGCCAAGTTTGGTATCATTCTTTCAAATACAAGAAAGACATTGCGACATCTACCTCTATGGAACACTCTATTATATTACGATTATCAGAGCAGTATTTAATTCGTGCAGAAGCTAGAGCTAAACAAGGCGACTTAATAGGCGCTATAGAAGATTTAAATGTTATTAGACAACGTGCAGGATTATCAAATACCACTGCTGTTACAACAGATCAAGTGTTAAGTGCCATACTTCAGGAGCGTAGATTAGAATTGTTTACAGAGTTAGGACATCGTTTTCTAGACTTAAAGCGATTGGAGCTATTGGATTCCGTTTTAGGAACAAAACCAGGTTGGTCAACTAACGATAAATTATGGCCATTACCACAAGCAGAAATGGATGCCAATCCATTTTTAGTACCACAAAATCCAGGTTATTAG
- a CDS encoding SusC/RagA family TonB-linked outer membrane protein, with translation MKLTILLLMTSLFAMHANDSYGQKTKLSLDFKEMKVSDVIEKIETETDFRFVYNVKSLDLERRVSITVKNEKIETVLKAIFKNTNTDYKINGTLIVLKPKKVSMGYQLDSMKNANPIVINGKVSDENGNPLVGASVTVKATGVGVITDANGFFSLAAEENSILIFSFIGFKTMEEAVNGRANINVILKEDIASLQEVTVNAGYYTVKEKERTGSIAKITSKDLETQPVPNILATMQGRMAGVNIVQETGIAGGGFKINIRGVNSLREDANSPLYIIDGIPYSTDAISDLQTSTSTIGNGNPLASINPNDIESIEVLKDADATAIYGSRGANGVVLITTKKGKTGKTSVTITTSTAVGSVTKMMDLMNTEQYLTMRRKAFVNDGITTYPANAYDVNGTWDQNRYTDWQKVLIGGTSEVNTLQANITGGNQQTSFLVSGNYRTESSVFPGDFLYKRGGARLNFNHRSDDNKFSIQFSGSYMVQNNDLPWIDYVSLSRQLAPNAPALYDANGNLNWENNTWVNPLSNNVRKCLTFTTDLIANTVMSYKLANNLVLKSSFGVSDLSNEDSRSTPSTTYNPSFNLSSQYSSIYVNNLRRRSWIMEPQLSWKKEFGNATVDVLLGATFQNQTSKKQLAYATGFSSNSLLYDLAAASQVLIRNNEEIDYKYQAFFGRANYTYAKKYILNLTARRDGSSRFASGNQFATFGAIGAAWLFHKEEFLKPIERFLSFGKLRVSYGTTGSDQIGDYQYLDTYSSSGISYGGIIGLQPSRLYNTNFGWESNKKLEVALELGFLNDRILFSTATYRNRSSNQLVGLPLPGTTGFPSIQTNLNATVENKGVEFTLRTENIKSTNFSWISNFNITKAGNKLLSFPGLENSAYRNQYVIGQPTTIQKLFQFTGVDPQTGLYQFTDFNGDGVISYEYDRQVVKDFNPDFYGGLQNVFTYKGFQLDFLFQFVKQQNFNFANTQKFAGHFINQPVAYLNSWQEAGDNAPYQLFATNANSQATQRSDFFGLSSGAVNDASFIRLKNISVAYTLPKSVLPNVSCRLALEGQNVLTFTKYQGADPEFVQGGLLPPLKMYSINLQLTF, from the coding sequence ATGAAACTAACCATTTTATTATTAATGACTTCGCTGTTTGCAATGCATGCCAATGATTCTTATGGGCAAAAGACTAAGCTTTCTTTGGATTTCAAGGAGATGAAAGTCTCTGATGTCATTGAAAAAATAGAAACTGAAACCGACTTTCGCTTTGTTTACAATGTTAAATCTTTGGATTTAGAGCGTAGAGTCAGTATTACTGTAAAGAATGAAAAAATAGAAACCGTTTTGAAAGCTATTTTTAAAAATACGAATACTGATTACAAAATTAATGGCACTCTTATAGTTTTAAAACCCAAAAAAGTGTCAATGGGCTATCAATTAGACTCAATGAAAAATGCAAATCCAATTGTCATAAACGGAAAGGTATCCGATGAGAATGGAAACCCATTAGTCGGTGCATCGGTTACCGTTAAAGCCACTGGTGTAGGAGTAATCACAGATGCTAATGGTTTCTTTAGCCTAGCGGCAGAGGAGAATAGTATACTGATATTTTCATTTATTGGATTTAAAACAATGGAAGAGGCTGTTAATGGAAGAGCTAACATCAATGTCATATTGAAGGAAGATATTGCCTCATTGCAAGAAGTAACAGTTAATGCCGGGTATTATACTGTGAAAGAGAAAGAGAGAACAGGTAGCATAGCAAAGATTACTTCAAAGGATTTAGAAACACAGCCAGTACCAAACATTTTGGCAACTATGCAAGGGCGCATGGCAGGGGTAAACATAGTTCAAGAAACTGGTATTGCCGGCGGAGGATTTAAAATAAATATTAGAGGTGTCAATAGCTTACGTGAGGATGCTAATAGCCCGCTTTATATTATTGATGGGATTCCTTATAGCACCGACGCCATCAGCGATTTACAAACGTCAACCTCAACCATAGGAAATGGTAATCCACTTGCTAGTATAAATCCTAATGATATCGAAAGCATTGAAGTTTTAAAAGATGCTGATGCTACTGCTATTTATGGTTCTCGAGGGGCTAATGGAGTAGTGCTGATTACCACTAAGAAAGGAAAGACAGGTAAAACATCCGTTACGATAACAACTAGCACTGCTGTAGGATCAGTAACTAAAATGATGGACCTCATGAATACGGAACAATATTTAACAATGAGGAGAAAAGCGTTTGTTAATGATGGTATTACAACCTATCCCGCAAACGCCTATGATGTAAACGGTACTTGGGACCAAAACCGATATACCGATTGGCAGAAAGTTTTAATCGGCGGTACATCAGAAGTGAATACTTTACAAGCTAATATTACCGGCGGTAACCAACAAACCAGTTTTTTGGTAAGCGGAAATTACAGAACAGAAAGTAGTGTTTTTCCAGGTGATTTTTTGTACAAGCGAGGAGGTGCTCGTCTAAATTTTAATCATCGTTCTGATGACAACAAATTTTCTATTCAATTTTCTGGAAGTTACATGGTACAAAATAACGATTTACCTTGGATAGACTATGTCTCATTATCCCGTCAATTAGCTCCTAATGCGCCAGCACTTTATGATGCAAACGGAAACTTGAATTGGGAAAATAACACATGGGTCAATCCACTTTCTAATAACGTAAGAAAGTGTTTGACCTTTACAACAGACTTAATTGCAAATACCGTAATGTCTTATAAATTAGCAAATAATTTAGTTTTAAAATCAAGCTTTGGGGTTTCTGATTTAAGTAATGAGGATAGTCGTTCAACTCCTTCGACTACCTATAATCCATCGTTTAATTTAAGTAGTCAATACTCTTCCATTTACGTAAATAATTTACGAAGACGTTCTTGGATTATGGAACCTCAATTGTCATGGAAGAAGGAATTTGGAAATGCTACAGTTGATGTATTGCTAGGAGCTACTTTCCAGAATCAAACTAGTAAAAAACAATTGGCGTATGCCACGGGTTTTTCAAGCAATAGTTTGTTATATGATTTGGCTGCTGCTTCACAAGTTTTAATAAGAAATAATGAAGAAATCGATTATAAATACCAAGCTTTTTTTGGAAGAGCAAATTATACTTACGCTAAAAAATATATACTGAATCTTACTGCTCGAAGAGACGGTTCAAGTCGTTTCGCTTCAGGGAATCAGTTTGCTACTTTTGGTGCTATTGGTGCGGCTTGGTTGTTTCATAAAGAAGAATTTTTAAAGCCTATAGAACGTTTTCTAAGTTTTGGAAAATTGAGAGTGAGTTATGGTACAACAGGTAGTGATCAAATTGGCGATTACCAATATTTAGATACCTATTCTTCCTCTGGAATTAGTTATGGTGGAATCATAGGATTACAACCTTCTCGCTTGTATAACACTAATTTTGGATGGGAGTCTAATAAAAAATTAGAAGTTGCTTTGGAATTAGGTTTTTTAAACGACCGAATTTTGTTTAGTACAGCTACTTACAGAAATCGTTCTTCCAATCAATTGGTTGGTTTACCACTTCCGGGAACTACAGGTTTTCCTTCCATACAAACTAATTTAAATGCTACTGTTGAGAATAAGGGAGTAGAGTTTACTTTGAGAACTGAAAATATAAAAAGTACTAATTTTTCATGGATTTCTAATTTCAATATTACTAAAGCAGGTAATAAATTACTTTCTTTTCCAGGATTAGAAAATTCAGCATACCGTAATCAGTATGTTATTGGACAACCTACAACAATTCAAAAATTGTTTCAATTTACAGGTGTAGATCCGCAAACAGGATTGTATCAGTTTACCGATTTTAATGGTGATGGGGTGATTTCATATGAGTATGATCGTCAAGTAGTCAAAGATTTTAATCCTGATTTTTACGGTGGTTTACAAAATGTGTTCACTTATAAAGGATTTCAGTTGGATTTCCTATTTCAGTTTGTGAAGCAACAGAATTTTAATTTTGCCAATACCCAAAAGTTTGCGGGTCATTTCATCAATCAACCAGTTGCGTATTTGAATAGTTGGCAGGAGGCAGGTGATAATGCACCATATCAATTGTTTGCAACTAATGCCAACTCACAGGCTACACAGCGAAGTGACTTTTTCGGCTTAAGTAGTGGGGCGGTCAATGACGCGTCATTTATCCGATTAAAAAATATTTCTGTAGCGTATACATTGCCTAAAAGTGTTTTGCCTAATGTAAGCTGTCGTTTGGCTTTAGAAGGGCAAAACGTATTAACCTTTACAAAATATCAGGGAGCCGATCCAGAATTTGTACAAGGAGGTTTGTTGCCACCTTTAAAAATGTATTCCATTAATCTTCAACTCACTTTTTAA
- a CDS encoding FecR family protein, which produces MKQNEIELLLTKYFTNQANQEDIEVLTKWLEDVNNHTAFTEFVKANYAIDFSLSSFNTKDAKIRLFQKISKEKNIFHQRIVASYFKYAALLVLFLGLGYIFQKTFVTKQNTTVLVAKDEAITLKLADGSTQIISANGNKNITDKFGKLIGTQNDSMLIYGKQLSSGKLVYNTLTIPYGKRFNIQLEDGTIVYLNSGSSLTYPVQFLKNGNRHVSVIGEAFFEVTKDEGRPFIVNAQKLNVKVLGTKFNVNSYADEASTDVVLVEGKVGLYNSLNAKSKMVKLVPGLKGSIVNGQDNIFTEQVNVNPYTAWVKGKLVFRNISFNNIIKRLERHYNVTFINNNKTLGREVFSASFKDESIAEVLEYFSESYAIEYRIKDNKIIIE; this is translated from the coding sequence ATGAAGCAGAACGAAATAGAACTGTTACTAACAAAGTATTTTACCAACCAAGCTAATCAAGAAGACATTGAGGTATTGACTAAATGGCTTGAGGATGTAAATAATCATACTGCTTTTACGGAGTTTGTAAAAGCCAATTATGCCATTGATTTCAGCTTAAGTAGTTTTAATACTAAGGATGCAAAAATAAGGCTGTTTCAGAAGATTTCAAAAGAGAAAAATATTTTTCATCAAAGAATAGTTGCCTCCTATTTTAAGTATGCTGCTCTACTGGTTCTGTTTTTAGGGTTAGGGTATATTTTTCAAAAGACTTTTGTTACCAAACAAAATACTACAGTACTAGTGGCAAAAGATGAAGCTATAACTTTAAAATTAGCTGATGGAAGCACACAAATCATAAGTGCCAACGGGAACAAAAATATTACTGATAAGTTTGGTAAATTAATTGGAACACAAAATGATAGTATGCTTATATATGGCAAGCAGTTATCGTCGGGTAAATTGGTGTACAATACTTTGACTATTCCTTATGGAAAGCGGTTTAATATACAATTGGAGGATGGGACTATTGTATATCTGAATTCGGGATCAAGTTTAACCTATCCCGTACAATTTTTAAAAAATGGAAATAGACATGTTTCTGTTATAGGGGAAGCATTTTTTGAAGTAACGAAGGATGAGGGCCGTCCTTTCATTGTCAACGCGCAGAAATTGAATGTTAAGGTACTAGGGACTAAATTTAATGTTAATTCTTATGCTGACGAGGCTTCTACCGATGTTGTATTAGTAGAGGGTAAAGTGGGATTGTATAATAGCCTGAATGCTAAAAGCAAAATGGTAAAATTAGTTCCCGGTTTAAAAGGTTCTATAGTGAACGGACAAGATAACATATTTACTGAACAGGTGAATGTTAATCCTTATACTGCATGGGTTAAAGGTAAATTGGTTTTTAGAAATATTTCATTTAATAATATCATTAAAAGACTTGAACGACATTATAATGTGACTTTTATTAACAACAATAAAACTTTAGGGCGAGAGGTATTCAGTGCCAGTTTTAAAGATGAATCAATAGCCGAAGTGCTTGAGTATTTCAGTGAGAGTTATGCTATTGAATATAGAATTAAAGATAACAAGATTATAATAGAATAA
- a CDS encoding RNA polymerase sigma factor, which translates to MKNYSDNTILTESLKNGNEEAFAYLVDTYHHKLCVYANTLVKDVYCAEDIVQNVFAKVWEKRNRLNPDYAIKSFLYKSVYNEFIDHYRKNISLLSLEKKHFKTLNEILLDDDSESLNEVIEIVKKEIQNLPPKCKEVFILSKQQGLTNNEIAEYLNVSVKAVEAQITKAFSILRSSMKEKIKSFLFLLFGHKKWIAKN; encoded by the coding sequence ATGAAAAACTACTCAGATAATACTATACTAACTGAATCCCTCAAAAATGGGAATGAAGAAGCATTTGCATATCTTGTAGATACTTACCATCACAAACTTTGTGTTTACGCCAATACATTAGTCAAAGACGTTTACTGTGCTGAAGACATAGTACAAAATGTCTTTGCAAAAGTCTGGGAGAAACGAAACCGACTAAATCCTGATTATGCAATAAAAAGCTTCCTATACAAATCAGTATATAATGAATTCATCGACCACTATCGTAAAAACATTTCTTTATTGTCACTTGAAAAAAAACACTTTAAAACTCTAAATGAAATTTTACTCGACGATGATTCTGAATCATTAAACGAAGTAATCGAAATAGTAAAAAAAGAAATACAAAATCTACCACCTAAGTGCAAAGAAGTTTTTATTTTAAGCAAGCAACAAGGCTTAACAAATAATGAAATAGCCGAATACCTCAATGTCTCTGTAAAAGCAGTCGAAGCTCAAATAACCAAAGCTTTTTCAATCTTACGCTCTTCAATGAAAGAAAAAATAAAAAGCTTTTTGTTCTTATTATTTGGTCATAAAAAATGGATCGCAAAGAATTAA
- a CDS encoding helix-turn-helix transcriptional regulator encodes MQNQSSHPAVKNIYKMLFELSTGNLQFRLEAPSDNVKLEKITTLLNTIATELEQINAPSQYNAILGNKASTQSDNQIIQNLHQYILNHLDEPLPSLKQLAIHFETNQFKLKVGFRNQFDTSIFQYYNDERLKRAHRLLSETALPLKKVSFLCGFNSYLNFYKAFKKKFGYAPGEITRPSE; translated from the coding sequence ATGCAAAACCAATCATCACATCCTGCGGTCAAAAACATCTATAAGATGTTGTTCGAACTGTCAACCGGAAACCTCCAATTTCGGTTAGAAGCACCGAGTGATAATGTTAAGTTGGAAAAAATTACCACCCTACTGAATACCATTGCAACAGAATTAGAACAAATAAATGCACCATCTCAGTACAACGCTATACTGGGAAACAAAGCGTCAACACAATCCGATAATCAAATCATTCAAAACCTACACCAATACATTCTCAATCACCTCGACGAACCGCTCCCTTCACTCAAACAGCTTGCCATACACTTTGAGACAAACCAGTTCAAACTCAAAGTAGGCTTTCGAAATCAATTTGATACTAGTATTTTTCAATACTACAACGATGAAAGACTAAAAAGAGCACACCGCTTACTTTCAGAAACCGCCTTACCCTTAAAAAAAGTATCGTTTCTATGCGGCTTCAATTCCTATTTAAACTTCTACAAAGCTTTCAAGAAAAAATTCGGTTACGCACCCGGCGAAATCACTAGACCCAGCGAATAA